In Anseongella ginsenosidimutans, one genomic interval encodes:
- a CDS encoding TIGR02757 family protein — MKGFLDAKVEQYNQPGFIENDPVCIPHLFTRKQDIEIMGFWAAVLAWGQRKTIIAKCRELIGLMDGTPYEFITQHEESDLKRLLGFKHRTFNATDTLYFIEFFRRHYAEFDSLEEAFTGSFSSFGATGSGKTNLGKAALGETNSNETESGETGSFKTASGEPNPGERDSNETGSGGSEPMEACLNAFRRRFFSLEDFPRRTMKHIPAPERDSACKRLNMFLRWMVRKDDKGVDFGLWTKILPASLICPCDVHVERVARKLELIRRPRGGWQTALELTRNLRKLDPSDPVKYDFALFGMGVAGEI, encoded by the coding sequence ATGAAGGGGTTTTTGGATGCGAAGGTGGAACAGTATAATCAGCCTGGGTTTATTGAGAATGACCCGGTTTGTATTCCGCATTTGTTTACCCGGAAACAGGATATTGAGATCATGGGGTTTTGGGCGGCTGTGCTGGCCTGGGGGCAGCGGAAAACCATCATTGCCAAGTGCAGGGAACTGATCGGGCTGATGGACGGTACTCCTTATGAATTTATTACGCAGCACGAGGAATCTGATCTGAAACGTTTGCTGGGCTTTAAACACCGGACCTTTAATGCGACCGACACCCTTTATTTTATTGAATTCTTCCGGCGTCATTATGCGGAGTTCGATAGTTTGGAAGAAGCTTTTACCGGCAGTTTTTCATCGTTTGGTGCAACAGGTTCCGGAAAAACGAATCTTGGTAAAGCAGCTCTCGGCGAAACAAATTCGAATGAAACTGAATCGGGTGAAACAGGTTCCTTTAAAACAGCTTCTGGTGAACCAAATCCCGGTGAAAGAGATTCCAATGAAACGGGATCCGGTGGTTCTGAGCCCATGGAAGCCTGTTTGAATGCCTTCCGCCGGAGGTTCTTCAGCCTGGAGGATTTTCCACGCCGCACAATGAAGCATATACCAGCTCCGGAGCGCGATTCGGCCTGTAAAAGGCTGAACATGTTTCTTCGGTGGATGGTGCGGAAAGATGATAAAGGAGTTGATTTCGGGTTGTGGACGAAGATTCTTCCGGCATCGCTTATTTGTCCCTGTGATGTACACGTAGAACGCGTAGCCCGGAAGCTGGAATTGATCCGGCGCCCGCGGGGAGGCTGGCAGACGGCTTTGGAACTAACCAGGAATTTGCGGAAATTGGATCCTTCCGATCCGGTGAAATATGATTTCGCCCTTTTCGGCATGGGTGTAGCCGGCGAAATTTAA
- a CDS encoding cystathionine gamma-synthase: MMKFGTKAIHAGVFPDPSTGAIMTPIYQTSTYVQAAPGEHKGYEYSRTQNPTRHQLQNNIAALENARHGFCFSSGMGAIDTLVKLLSPGDEVIATNDLYGGTYRIFTKVFEKYGIRFHFAGMEDASAVQSFVNERTRMIWVETPTNPTLKINDIAAISAIAKQCGALLAVDNTFASPYLQTPMDLGADVVMHSLTKYMAGHSDVVMGALVCNDDKLAEDIAFLQNSCGAVPGPQDCFLVLRGIKTLHLRMQRHSENGAAVARFLNEHPAVSKVYWPGLPDHPNHDVARRQMRDFGGMLSFSLKGDRIEDAMRVLSATKVFSLAESLGGVESLLGHPASMTHAAIPREERLKSGVTDGLIRLSVGVEDVEDLIGDLEQALI, encoded by the coding sequence ATCATGAAATTCGGAACAAAAGCCATTCACGCGGGTGTGTTTCCCGATCCTTCCACGGGTGCCATTATGACCCCGATTTACCAAACCTCTACCTATGTACAGGCGGCTCCGGGGGAGCATAAGGGCTATGAATATTCCCGCACGCAGAACCCCACCCGCCACCAGCTCCAAAATAATATTGCCGCCCTGGAGAACGCCAGGCACGGCTTCTGCTTCAGCAGCGGGATGGGGGCTATTGACACCCTGGTGAAACTGCTGTCCCCCGGCGATGAGGTTATTGCCACCAATGATCTCTATGGCGGGACCTATCGTATTTTCACGAAAGTGTTTGAAAAATATGGGATCAGGTTCCATTTTGCGGGGATGGAAGATGCTTCCGCGGTGCAAAGTTTTGTGAACGAACGCACGCGGATGATCTGGGTGGAAACTCCTACGAATCCAACGCTTAAAATTAACGATATAGCCGCCATATCCGCGATTGCAAAGCAATGCGGGGCGTTGCTGGCCGTAGATAATACCTTTGCTTCGCCCTACCTGCAGACGCCGATGGATCTTGGCGCTGATGTGGTAATGCATTCGCTGACGAAATATATGGCGGGTCATTCTGATGTGGTAATGGGCGCTCTTGTCTGCAACGACGATAAACTGGCGGAGGACATTGCCTTCCTCCAGAACTCCTGCGGAGCTGTTCCCGGCCCCCAGGATTGTTTCCTGGTGCTGAGAGGCATTAAAACCCTGCACCTGCGCATGCAGCGGCATAGCGAGAACGGCGCCGCGGTAGCGCGGTTTTTAAACGAGCATCCTGCGGTGAGCAAGGTTTATTGGCCAGGCTTGCCCGATCACCCCAATCATGATGTCGCCCGCCGGCAGATGCGGGATTTCGGCGGAATGCTTTCTTTTAGCCTGAAAGGCGACCGGATCGAAGATGCGATGCGGGTACTAAGCGCCACCAAGGTGTTTTCACTGGCAGAATCGCTGGGCGGAGTCGAATCCTTACTGGGACATCCGGCTTCTATGACCCACGCGGCTATTCCCCGGGAAGAACGCTTGAAAAGCGGAGTGACGGATGGGCTTATCCGGCTTAGTGTTGGGGTGGAAGATGTTGAGGACCTTATCGGGGACTTGGAACAGGCGCTTATTTGA